One window from the genome of Saccharomyces mikatae IFO 1815 strain IFO1815 genome assembly, chromosome: 4 encodes:
- the YOS9 gene encoding Yos9p (similar to Saccharomyces cerevisiae YOS9 (YDR057W); ancestral locus Anc_3.306), which translates to MQGKTIYILGAISILVPLVSSLLAPIEDPIVSNKYLITYIDEDTWSDTILHNESAMNSGYIVNMGGNLECFIQNASSQLSDVLENSNEYNNSEKAALLTNTLNQGVRAIFDKLNEKCIFYQAGFWIYEYCPGIEFVQFHGRVNVQTGEIVNRDESLVYRLGKPKPNLDEREFELLYDDVGYYISEIIGSGDTCDVTGAERMVEIQYVCGGSNSGPATIQWVRETKICVYEAQVTIPELCNLELLAKNEDQKNASPIFCRMPGKSSIDTNSLDLITEFEPIFLGSGIYFLRPSNADQRVKLMVTDNVMSNWDVIIDTHYQKFGNAINKMLSLKLVSLPDGHILQPGDSCIWQAEVVDIKDQFQTILSLNILDSQRAEISFNKSLSFNENSGNFISYKIGDPSESTELSQITRLNKAEKNIETIQSEEELISPDNELFLRLSREITEVKELLNEIVGPREMEVIFESIRNQPNNDFELALLNGLKHSLAAGINENNVEQVQANIDDNKNTQGNKDVTELPNRTGEKASDSKKKESTTNSSKEIAKDGSGTTEIVESEETNVNADVFIDHDEL; encoded by the coding sequence ATGCAAGGTAAAACGATATACATTCTGGGTGCAATTTCTATCCTAGTACCGTTAGTATCATCCCTATTAGCACCAATAGAGGACCCTATAGTATCAAACAAATATCTTATAACGTACATTGATGAGGATACCTGGAGCGATACAATATTGCATAATGAATCTGCTATGAACTCAGGATATATTGTAAACATGGGCGGCAACCTTGAATGTTTTATTCAGAACGCAAGTTCTCAATTGAGCGATGTATTGGAAAATTCCAATGAGTATAACAATAGTGAAAAGGCTGCGTTGTTGACCAATACTCTGAATCAAGGCGTTAGAGCTATTTTCGATaaattaaatgaaaaatgcaTTTTCTACCAAGCTGGATTTTGGATTTACGAGTACTGTCCTGGTATAGAATTTGTACAATTTCATGGCAGAGTAAACGTACAAACTGGCGAAATCGTCAATCGAGATGAATCTTTAGTTTACCGGTTGGGAAAGCCAAAGCCAAACTTAGACGAGAGGGAATTTGAATTGCTTTATGATGATGTAGGATATTATATTAGCGAAATTATAGGCTCTGGTGATACTTGTGATGTGACAGGTGCTGAAAGAATGGTTGAGATACAATATGTCTGTGGTGGCTCAAACTCTGGACCAGCAACGATTCAATGGGTGAGGGAAACAAAAATCTGTGTCTACGAAGCCCAAGTTACCATACCTGAATTGTGCAATTTAGAACTGTTAgctaaaaatgaagatcAAAAGAACGCTTCGCCTATCTTTTGCAGGATGCCTGGCAAATCAAGTATAGATACTAACTCTTTAGATTTGATCACTGAGTTTGAACCAATATTTTTAGGTTCTGGAATATACTTTTTAAGACCTTCTAACGCTGATCAAAGGGTTAAATTAATGGTTACTGATAATGTGATGTCAAACTGGGATGTGATTATCGACACACATTATCAGAAATTTGGTAATGCTATTAACAAAATGCTAAGCTTGAAATTGGTATCGCTACCTGATGGTCATATTCTTCAACCTGGCGATTCTTGTATTTGGCAGGCGGAGGTGGTAGACATTAAAGATCAATTTCAAACCATTTTATCATTAAACATACTTGATTCGCAAAGAGCAGAAATATCTTTCAACAAATCGTTATcatttaatgaaaataGTGGGAACTTTATATCATACAAAATCGGGGACCCTAGCGAGTCGACTGAACTCAGCCAAATCACCCGCTTAAATAAAGCAGAGAAAAACATCGAAACAATTCAgtcagaagaagaattaatAAGTCCCGATAATGAGTTGTTCTTGAGGCTTTCTAGGGAAATAACTGAAGTAAAAGAACTATTAAATGAAATTGTAGGTCCACGTGAAATGGAAGTGATATTTGAAAGCATAAGAAACCAGCCAAATAACGATTTTGAACTGGCACTGTTAAACGGGTTGAAACATTCGCTAGCTGCCGgaattaatgaaaacaatgttGAGCAGGTACAGGcaaatattgatgataataagaACACTCAAGGTAATAAGGATGTCACTGAACTCCCTAACCGAACTGGGGAAAAAGCCAGTGAcagcaagaagaaagaaagtaCAACTAACTCAAGTAAGGAAATCGCAAAAGATGGCTCAGGTACAACAGAAATTGTTGAatcagaagaaacaaatgtCAACGCCGATGTTTTTATTGATCACGATGAACTTTGA
- the DBF4 gene encoding protein serine/threonine kinase activating protein DBF4 (similar to Saccharomyces cerevisiae DBF4 (YDR052C); ancestral locus Anc_3.299) has product MVSPTKMIIRSPLKETDTNLKHKNGIAVSTTTVGHLDIFSNDNNCNNNNATESFPKKRSLERLELQQQQHLHEKKKAKLERARSIEGAVQVSKVTGLKNVEPRVTPKELLEWQTNWKKIMKRDSRIYFDITDDVEMNTYNKSRMDKRRDLLKRGFLTLGAQITQFFDTTVTIVITRRSVENIYLLKDTDILSRAKKNYMKVWSYEKAARFLKNLDVDLDHLSKTKSASLATPTLSNLLHNEKIYGPTDRDPRTKRDDIHYFKYPHVYLYDLWQTWAPIITLEWKPQELTNLEELPYPILKLGSFGRCPFIGDRNYDESSYKRVVKRYSRDKANKKYALQLRALFQYHADTFMTTSSGDDQTKNLIFIPHTCNDSTKSFKKWMQEKAKTFEKNELKKSHDDAIQSIQNENDSQTDEKNTISLKEVETRKHLLQEEEGNKQPIVEQSKNYTSQNVLPAAPKLSHPILATFTRQETEEVPDDLCTLKAKSRQAFEIKASGAHQSNDVATSFGNGLGPTRASVMSKNMKSLSRLMVDRKLGVKQTNGNSKTAATTTAAEIAKENKHISDGIVLKKDEPRSKMTGNNNSIHMETNSKLPDFSNTTSKSASTNSKLNNDIKIITKDSITALKKTTTYTNISLHPNAPTTQPVKKETVKNSGYCENCRVKYESLEQHIVSEKHLSFADNNLNFEAIDSLIENLRFQI; this is encoded by the coding sequence atggtatCTCCaacgaaaatgataataaggTCTCCGCTGAAGGAAACAGACACTAACTTGAAACATAAAAATGGGATTGCTGTATCAACTACGACAGTGGGCCATTTGGATATATTCTCTAACGATAATAATTGTAACAATAACAACGCTACGGAATCCTTCCCGAAGAAAAGATCCCTTGAGCGCCTCGAGctccaacaacaacaacatttgcatgaaaagaaaaaagccaAACTAGAAAGGGCTAGATCCATTGAAGGTGCCGTTCAAGTGAGCAAGGTCACTGGTTTGAAGAATGTCGAACCAAGGGTTACACCTAAAGAATTACTGGAATGGCAAAcgaattggaaaaaaatcatgaaaAGAGATTCTCGCATTTACTTCGACATTACCGATGACGTAGAGATGAATACATACAACAAGTCCAGGATGGACAAACGGAGagatttattgaaaagaggATTTCTTACACTAGGTGCACAAATCACTCAATTTTTCGACACTACTGTTACAATAGTCATTACAAGAAGATCAGTTGagaatatatatttacTAAAAGATACAGACATTTTATCTAGGGCTAAAAAAAACTACATGAAAGTTTGGAGCTACGAAAAGGCAGCCaggtttttgaaaaatcttgaTGTTGATTTGGATCACCTGAGTAAGACTAAATCTGCTTCTTTAGCTACACCTACTCTGTCCAATCTTTTacacaatgaaaaaatatatggACCAACAGATAGGGACCCCAGAACCAAGAGAGATGATATCCACTACTTCAAATATCCTCATGTATATCTTTACGATCTTTGGCAAACCTGGGCCCCCATAATAACTTTAGAGTGGAAACCTCAAGAGTTGACGAACTTGGAAGAGTTACCATACCCAATATTAAAACTGGGTTCTTTTGGCAGGTGCCCCTTTATAGGCGACAGAAACTATGATGAAAGTTCTTATAAGCGCGTGGTAAAGAGATATTCCAGAGATAAggcaaacaaaaaatatgcaTTACAACTTCGTGCCTTGTTTCAATATCATGCCGATACCTTCATGACCACGTCATCAGGTGATGACCAAaccaaaaatttaataTTTATTCCTCATACATGCAACGATTCCACCAAGagcttcaaaaaatggatgcaagaaaaggcaaaaacTTTCGAGAAGAATGAATTAAAAAAGTCACATGATGACGCTATACAATCaattcaaaatgaaaatgacagCCAAactgatgaaaagaatactaTCTCTTTAAAAGAGGTTGAAACCAGAAAACATTTGCtgcaagaagaagaaggaaacaAACAGCCCATAGTGGAACAATCAAAAAACTATACATCACAGAATGTTTTGCCTGCTGCTCCAAAACTAAGCCATCCAATCCTAGCAACTTTTACAAGGCAGGAGACTGAAGAAGTACCGGATGATTTATGCACATTAAAAGCAAAATCACGCCAAGCATTTGAAATAAAAGCAAGTGGTGCGCATCAATCCAATGATGTAGCAACCTCTTTTGGTAACGGTTTGGGTCCAACAAGAGCAAGTGTCATGAGTAAGAACATGAAATCACTAAGTAGACTAATGGTTGATAGAAAGCTAGGAGTAAAGCAAACAAACGGTAATAGCAAAACTGCCGCTACAACAACTGCAGCAGAAATAGCAAAGGAAAATAAGCACATTTCTGATGGTATTGttctaaaaaaagatgaaccCCGCTCGAAGATGACCGGCAATAATAACTCCATACATATGGAAACTAATAGCAAACTAccagatttttcaaatacaaCCTCAAAATCTGCATCCACAAACTCAAAATTAAATAATGACATCAAAATAATAACCAAAGATTCTATAAcagcattgaaaaaaaccaCAACTTACACTAACATTTCCTTACATCCTAACGCACCAACAACACAGCCg
- the TGL2 gene encoding triglyceride lipase (similar to Saccharomyces cerevisiae TGL2 (YDR058C); ancestral locus Anc_1.101), whose protein sequence is MKNNGKSKEIIIDSVKVPDSYKPPKNPIVFCHGLSGFDKLILIPSVFHLTNLISNSILHNMTENFMQDDEDDSNSKYPNLIEIEYWIGVKKFLQSKGCTVITTKVPGFGSIEERAIALDAQLQKEVKKIESKDKRHSLNLIAHSMGGLDCRYLISNIKNRNYDVLSLTTISTPHRGSEMADYVVDLFENLNALRVSQKILPICFYQLTTTYMKYFNLVTPNSPKVSYFSYGCSFVPKWYNVFCTPWKIVYERSKGRPNDGLVTIDSSKWGEYRGTLKDMDHLDVINWKNKLQDDWSKFFHTSTIGEKVDILNFYLKVTDDLAKKGF, encoded by the coding sequence atgaagaataatggaaaatctaaagaaataataatagatTCTGTAAAGGTTCCTGATTCATACAAACCCCCAAAAAACCCTATTGTATTTTGTCATGGTCTATCAGGGTTTGACAAACTAATTCTGATCCCTTCTGTATTCCATCTAACGAACTTAATTTCTAATTCAATACTTCATAATATGACAGAAAATTTCATGCaagatgacgaagatgatAGCAATTCAAAGTACCCCAATTTGATAGAGATTGAATATTGGATTGGTGTCAAAAAGTTTCTCCAATCTAAGGGATGTACTGTAATTACTACCAAGGTACCAGGTTTTGGTAGTATTGAAGAAAGGGCAATTGCCTTAGATGCTCAATTACAGAAAgaagtaaagaaaattgagTCAAAGGATAAGCGACATTCGTTGAATCTGATCGCACATTCGATGGGTGGACTAGACTGCCGATATCTAATTTCTAATATCAAAAACAGGAACTATGACGTATTGAGCCTAACCACAATTTCGACTCCACACAGGGGTTCAGAGATGGCAGATTATGTAGTagatctttttgaaaatctaAACGCCCTGAGAGTGAGTCAAAAGATACTACCGATATGTTTTTACCAACTTACCACGACTTATATGaaatacttcaatttaGTAACGCCAAACAGTCCGAAAGTTTCCTATTTTTCTTATGGTTGCTCCTTTGTACCCAAGTGGTACAACGTCTTTTGCACACCGTGGAAAATCGTTTATGAGAGATCTAAAGGTCGGCCCAATGACGGTTTGGTAACCATCGATAGTAGTAAATGGGGCGAATACAGAGGAACTTTAAAAGATATGGATCACCTGGATGTTATCAATTGGAAGAATAAGTTGCAGGATGATTGGagtaaattttttcatactAGCACCATTGGAGAAAAGGTTGatatcttgaatttttatttgaaagtGACGGATGATTTGGCAAAAAAAGGATTCTAA
- the CDC34 gene encoding SCF E2 ubiquitin-protein ligase catalytic subunit CDC34 (similar to Saccharomyces cerevisiae CDC34 (YDR054C); ancestral locus Anc_3.301) produces the protein MSSRKSTASSLLLRQYRELTDPKKAIPSFHIELEDDSNIFTWNIGVMVLNEDSIYHGGFFKAQMRFPEDFPFSPPQFRFTPAIYHPNVYRDGRLCISILHQSGDPMTDEPDAETWSPVQTVESVLISIVSLLEDPNINSPANVDAAVDYRKNPEQYKQRVKMEVERSKQDIPKGFIMPTSESAYISQSKLDEPESNKDMADNFWYDSDLDDDENGSAILQDDDYDDDDGNNHIPFDDDDVYNYNDNDDDDERIEFEDDDDDDDDSIDNDSVMDRKQPHKAEDESEDVEDVERVSKKI, from the coding sequence ATGAGTAGTCGCAAAAGCACCGCTTCTAGTTTACTGTTACGGCAATACAGAGAACTCACCGACCCCAAGAAAGCTATTCCTTCGTTTCATATAGAACTAGAAGATGATTCAAACATCTTTACTTGGAATATAGGTGTTATGGTACTAAATGAGGACTCTATTTACCATGGCGGGTTTTTCAAAGCTCAAATGAGATTTCCGGAAGACTTCCCCTTTTCTCCACCACAGTTTCGTTTTACGCCAGCCATTTACCATCCAAACGTTTACAGGGACGGCAGGCTTTGTATTTCTATTTTACATCAGAGTGGGGATCCTATGACCGACGAGCCTGATGCTGAAACGTGGTCTCCCGTGCAGACCGTAGAAAGTGTTTTGATTTCTATAGTATCTTTATTGGAAGACCCCAATATCAACTCACCAGCGAACGTAGATGCCGCTGTCGATTATAGAAAAAACCCTGAACAATACAAGCAAAGAGTCAAAATGGAGGTGGAGAGATCAAAGCAAGATATCCCTAAAGGTTTTATTATGCCCACCTCTGAATCAGCGTACATTTCTCAAAGTAAATTAGATGAACCAGAGTCCAATAAAGATATGGCGGATAATTTTTGGTATGACAGTGATTTGGACGACGATGAAAACGGATCCGCCATCTTACAAGACGATGACtacgatgatgatgatggaaACAATCATATCCCGtttgatgacgatgacgtTTATAACTACAACGACaacgatgacgatgatgaaagAATCGagtttgaagatgatgacgatgatgatgacgatagTATAGATAACGACAGCGTCATGGATAGGAAACAACCCCACAAAGCTGAAGACGAAAGCGAAGACGTAGAAGACGTAGAAAGAGTTTCtaagaaaatataa
- the PST1 gene encoding Pst1p (similar to Saccharomyces cerevisiae ECM33 (YBR078W) and PST1 (YDR055W); ancestral locus Anc_3.302), translating into MQLRSLIVSSAFLVTSALGATSSSSSIPSSCTISSHATATAQSDLDKYSRCETLVGNLTVGGGLKTGALANVKEIKGSLTVFNATNLTSFAADSLESITDSLNLQSLTILTSASFGSLQSVDSINLITLPAISTFTSNIKSANNIYISDTSLQSVDGFSVLKKVNVFNVNNNKRLTSIKSPVETVTDSLQFSFNGNQTKITFDDLIWANNISLTDVHSVSFASLRKINSSLGFINNSISSLNFTKLNSIGQTFSIVSNDYLKNLSFSNLSTIGGALVIANNTGLQKIGGLDNLTTIGGTLEVVGNFTALNLDSLKSVKGGADVESKSNNFSCNALKALQKKGGIKGESFVCKNGASSTSVKLSSTSKPQSSQSTSKPSKSSTKIEGKKFTSGEIKAAASVSSSSSSSASSSSSKSSKGDAAIMVPIGQATPLFGILTAIIMSLI; encoded by the coding sequence ATGCAACTACGTTCACTTATCGTTTCATCTGCCTTCCTAGTGACATCAGCTCTAGGTGCTACCTCGTCCTCTTCTAGTATACCCTCTTCCTGTACCATAAGCTCACATGCCACAGCTACGGCACAGAGCGACTTGGATAAATATAGCCGCTGCGAGACGTTAGTGGGGAACCTAACTGTTGGTGGTGGTTTGAAGACTGGTGCTTTGGCTAAcgttaaagaaattaagGGATCTTTAACCGTATTCAATGCTACAAACTTAACTTCTTTCGCTGCTGATTCCCTTGAATCTATCAcagattctttgaatttacAGAGTTTAACCATTTTGACATCCGCTTCATTCGGATCTTTACAAAGTGTTGATAGTATAAATCTAATCACTTTACCCGCAATCTCTACTTTCACATCTAACATAAAATCTGCTAATAACATTTATATTTCTGACACTTCGCTACAGTCCGTGGATGGTTTTTctgttttgaagaaagtaaaCGTTTTCAACgtcaataataataaacgATTAACATCGATCAAGTCCCCCGTTGAGACGGTCACCGACTCTTTACAGTTCTCATTCAATGGTAATCAGACCAAAATCACCTTTGATGACTTGATTTGGGCAAACAATATTAGTTTAACGGACGTTCATTCTGTATCCTTTGCTAGCTTGCGAAAGATCAACTCCTCACTGGGTTTCATCAACAACTCCATCTCTAGTTTGAACTTTACTAAGCTAAACTCAATCGGCCAGACCTTTAGTATTGTTTCCAAtgattatttgaaaaacttgtCCTTCTCCAACTTGTCAACCATAGGAGGTGCTCTTGTCATCGCTAATAATACTggtttacaaaaaattggtgGCCTCGACAACCTAACAACCATTGGCGGTACTTTAGAAGTGGTTGGCAATTTTACGGCCTTGAATCTAGACTCCTTGAAGTCTGTTAAGGGAGGTGCTGATGTCGAATCAAAGTCAAATAACTTTTCCTGTAACGCTTTGAAAGCCTTACAAAAGAAGGGCGGTATTAAAGGCGAATCTTTTGTTTGCAAGAACGGTGCATCATCCACATCCGTTAAACTGTCATCAACCTCCAAACCACAATCAAGCCAAAGTACTTCTAAGCCTTCCAAGTCATCTACTAAGATTGAGGGGAAAAAATTCACTTCTGGTGAGATCAAGGCTGCTGCGTCTGTGTCCAGTTCCTCAAGTTCTAGCGCATCCAGTTCCAGCTCCAAGAGTTCAAAAGGCGATGCCGCTATTATGGTCCCTATTGGTCAAGCCACTCCTTTGTTTGGCATTTTGACGGCAATCATCATGTCCCTAATATAA
- the EMC10 gene encoding Emc10p (similar to Saccharomyces cerevisiae YDR056C; ancestral locus Anc_3.305) produces the protein MLVRLLRVISLASVVFGTDILRLSYTDDKKDAIPLGTFEIDNTPGRNVSVTTVDVPNVQVSGHYCLNAQIEGKLDMPCFSYMKLETPLRFDLIVDLNDDNEVKQVLLSYNETNNAIVATARYPVVGPSAPVAKLKKRTKTYADKKASKNKDGSTAQFEEDEETKELSWFQKNWKMLLVGLLIYNLVAGSIKKQQDTGSGQKAD, from the coding sequence ATGTTGGTGCGGCTGTTGCGTGTTATTTCATTGGCCAGCGTGGTCTTCGGCACTGATATTTTACGATTGAGTTATACAGATGATAAGAAGGACGCTATTCCCTTAGGTACTTTTGAGATTGACAATACACCCGGTAGGAACGTATCAGTCACAACTGTTGACGTGCCAAACGTTCAAGTCTCTGGACATTACTGCTTGAATGCTCAAATTGAAGGTAAACTAGATATGCCATGTTTCAGCTACATGAAGCTAGAAACACCATTAAGATTCGACTTAATTGTGGATTtgaatgatgataatgaggTTAAACAAGTGTTACTCTCCTATAATGAGACTAACAACGCTATTGTTGCTACTGCAAGGTACCCAGTAGTGGGTCCAAGTGCACCAGTGGctaaattaaagaaaagaaccaaGACTTATGCTGATAAAAAAGCTAGTAAGAATAAGGATGGAAGTACAGCACAAttcgaagaagatgaagagaCCAAGGAGCTCTCTTGGTTCCagaagaattggaaaatgtTGCTTGTTGGTTTACTGATATATAATCTTGTTGCAGGCTCGATAAAGAAGCAACAAGATACCGGATCTGGCCAAAAAGCTGATTAA
- the UBC5 gene encoding E2 ubiquitin-conjugating protein UBC5 (similar to Saccharomyces cerevisiae UBC4 (YBR082C) and UBC5 (YDR059C); ancestral locus Anc_3.308): MSSSKRIAKELSDLGRDPPASCSAGPVGDDLYHWQASIMGPSDSPYAGGVFFLSIHFPTDYPFKPPKVNFTTKIYHPNINSSGNICLDILKDQWSPALTLSKVLLSVCSLLTDANPDDPLVPEIAQIYKTDKAKYEATAKEWTKKYAV, from the exons ATGTCATCTTCCAAGCGTATTGCAAAAGAATTAAGTGATTTAGGGAG AGATCCTCCAGCTTCGTGCTCCGCAGGTCCTGTAGGAGATGACTTGTATCACTGGCAAGCCTCTATCATGGGTCCCTCAGACTCTCCCTATGCGGGTGgcgttttctttttgtctATTCATTTTCCTACTGATTATCCCTTTAAACCACCAAAGGTGAATTTTACGACTAAGATTTATCATCCAAATATTAATTCGAGTGGTAATATTTGTCTGGATATTTTAAAGGACCAATGGTCACCGGCGCTAACGCTTTCAAAGGTCCTTTTGTCTGTTTGCTCTCTTTTAACAGACGCTAATCCAGACGATCCTTTAGTTCCAGAAATTGCACAAATATACAAGACAGATAAAGCTAAGTACGAAGCCACCGCTAAGGAATGGACTAAAAAATATGCTGTTTGA